The sequence ATTGTGGATTATTAACATATTGTCAAAGTTATGTAGAAATTTTAAATGCTAAAGATGTTGGTGGAACTCCAGATTCAAATAAAAATTCATATTATGCATATACAAGTGAGACTACAAATTGTATTACAAATACTATAGTAAATAATTGTGAAGTTACGGCAAATTTATCTAGTAATACTTATAATTCAGTACTATTAGGTGGACAAACAGAAAGTATTAATAAAATTAATGTTTCAAACTTTAATTATTCAGGAACATTTATTGGTAAACAAATAGGATTAGTTTTCGCAAATGCTAATGATTCACTTTCAGGGTTATCTTTAATAAACTTTAATAATGTTGAATTAATTGGATCCTTAATTTATACACAAGAATCTAATTCTATGGCTGGAATTACATTTGCAAATAATCGTTTAGAATTAGATGGTGCAAAGAATAATGGTACAATTTCACAAATTATTAAAGATAATAAACTAAGCTTAAATGTTGTTGATTCTAAATATGTTTTAACCGAAGCAGAAAATAACAATGTTGAAAAATATGTAATTTCATTAAGTTTATCTGCTCTTAAATTTACAGATGAAACTTATACAGCTGATTTAGGTGAAGCTTCAATTAATACTTTGACTTTTACAATTAATCCTGGAGAACAAAATTTATATAAATCCAAAAATATAACAAAGCGCCAAGCGTTAGAAAAAGGATTAATATTATCTGAAAATTGGATATCTTCAAATGAAGGAACAAAATGTCAGTTTGTAAATAATAATGGTGAATGGTATCTTGTTATAGACTATGAATCAAGCGGTTATTATCGTGAATTTAAAAATACAGATACATATTGCACTGCATCTGTTTATGCATATGATAATACTGGTAGAATATTACATATTTCAGAAGAATAATTAATAAAAAAATAAAGGCGTGTTTTTTCTAAAGCATGCCTTTTTTTACCATAAAAATAAAAAAACAAATCTCAAATAATCTTTTATTTATTGGATTTTTGAGATTTTTTTTGTTTTTAAATGTTGTGTGGATTTTTTATTTTTATAATTTTTTTTGCTTTTTCTATAAATTTAAAATTTTTATAATATTTCTTATTTAAATCTAATCCAAATACATCTGAAAAAGTATTTGTACTTCGAAAGGATGAAAATGGAATTTTTATTTATAATAAATTAAAGTTAAATCATGGAAATGCTGATGATATGTTTGATTACACTGATGAATCGGATGGAACTAAGAGATTATTTGATCTAATACCACTATTTTACGAAAATAGAAAAGTCAGTGTGACATTAATAGATGAAATAGATAGAAGTTTGCACGCAAATCTTACTAGAAAATTTTTGGAACTATTTTATAGAACAGATGAGAAAAAGGATTGTCAATTAATAGCAACAACACACGATTCAAATTTATTAGACTTGGATTTATTAAGAAAAGATGAAATATGGTTTGTTGAACGTCAAAATGATCATAACTCCAAAGTATTTTCGTTAAATAAATTTAAAGAAAGATTTGATAAGAAAATAGATAAAGAATATTTAATTGGTAGATATGGAGCAATTCCAATTTTTGATGATAAATTTGTATTGGAGAAAATAAATGAAGAGTAAATATAGATTAAGTTCCAATGCATTTAAACGTGAAGATTAAGAAGAGAAAATAAAACCACAAAAGATTTTTTTCTTATCGGTTGAAGGAAATGATACTGAAAAAGAATATTTTGATGGAATATGTTAAAGTTATAAGGACAAGAAGTGTAATTAGCGAGATTGAAGTCTTATTCCTTTTGGAAGATAATTTTTAAGTTTACCTTGGCTTGCTTTACCCCAGCCGAGAGGTATTTTTTTATAGAAAACTAAAACTTCTCCTTTATTTGCAGGATCAATATTTATTTCATCTCCATGAAGATAGTCTAAAGCTTCATTTTCAGCTGTTAATATTATCTTATTAGGATAATCATTTAAAGTATGGCTATAAGCATGGGAATAGGTGGATTTTTCCTTTTCATTATATAGTTGAACACCGATCACTTGTGGCTCTAATTTTTCAATACTTTTAAAATAGTGCGAAATAAACCATTCCTTATTTTTATATGTTATTTTCTTTTCTTTTAAAGTTGGATTTGACTCTAATTGTCCACCTTTTTTTAATAGGCAAATATATTGTCCTTCGCCTTGAAAAAAGATAGGAAGAAGATATATTCCTGGTCCTGATGTTTTAAAAAATGACTTATCATCAGGTAAATCAATAATATTATAATTATTGTTATTTTTTAAGAAATTATTTATTTGTTCTTCATCTTCTTTTTGTGAAAATGAACAAGTTGAATAAGAAAGTGTTCCTCCATCTTTTAAAAGCTTATTTGCTATTTCTAAAAGTTCTTGTTGAAGAGGAAGAAGTCTTTCTAGTTTTTCAAAAGAGAAGTCTTCTTCCAATTCTTTTTCTTTGCGGTACATACCAGTTCCTGAACAAGGGGTGTCAAGAATTACTTTATCAAAAAAGTTTTGGAAATTCTTAAGGAAGAAACTCGGTTCGTGGTTTGTTATGATGACATTAGTTAAACCCATTCTTTCGACATTTTGTTTTAATTGATTGACTCTGGTTGAAGAAATGTCGTTGGAGATAATTAATGAATTGGGATTTTTAATGGCATAAGAAATAGTTTTACCACCGGGAGCAGCACATAGATCGATGACTATTTCATTTATTTCCGGATTCAAAAATCGAGAAATTAAAGTTGCACTTGGATCCATGATATAAAAAGCTCCACCGAAGTGTTCAACTGTTTTGCCTAGTGAATCTAAAAAGCGGAAAAGATATTTATCATCTTTATCAACTTCTATATTATGTAGTTTTTGAAAATCTTCCATATCGAGTTTGTTTGGATTATATATAGCTCCTTTATATGGAGGAAAATTGCGTGATTCTTCTAATTTATTTATATCTTTTTCAGATAAATAAGGACATAATTTTTTAAAATCTATCATGGTTAAAGTATAGCAAAATTATAAAGTTTTTGTGAATTAATAATCGCTTTTTTAAATATATAATAAAAAATAATGTTATAAGATAAAATTATAATTGTGAATAATATATTCTATTTTAATAACTCTAAAATGTAATTGTTAATATTATAAATACTTGATTAATTTCTGAACTTACATAAGACTTTTCCATATAAAAAGTTAGAAAAGTTTACTAATTTTATAATTAGAATTATCCAGTTATTAAAATTAATGTAAAAAAGTAAAATTTTTTATATAATATAACGCTTTCATATACTTATTTTTTTATTTTGTGATATATTTAAAGTAGTTAGATACTTGGAGGTATTAATGATGGCTACAAAAACAAAGACAACAACTGTAAAGAAAGCTTCAACTCGTACAAGAAAAGTCGTTCCTACTGCCGAACTTTACATAGTTAATGGTGGTGAAGCAAAATTTGATAAGGCTCATGGCTTTAAAAAGAGTGTTTCTCCTATTTATGGCGTAGAAGAATATTCTTGGACAGGTAAATTAACAAAAGGCGAAGTTAAGTTTGTTCGTCCTACAGGAACTTCTGTTCCAACAAATAATATTTATAATTCTGGTATTACTCTTATCGGCAAAGCTCTTCACGCTTTTTCTATCCACAACGCTTTAGTTGTCACCGCTGAAGGCTCTTGCGATCAAATTATCACCTATGGAAATCCAGATACCAAACTTGAATATGTAGGCGATGAAGAAGTTCATACAGTTTATGTCCGTGTTTATGATAATGCTAATGGCGGCGATTTGAACGATCGTTGGATTGCTTTATCTATCGACTGATAATACTTTTTAAAATTGGGAGGGGTTCCTCCCTTTTATTTTTCAAAAAAATATAATTATTTGCATTATTTTCAATTTAAAATGTGTTTTATTTTTTTTATGCATAATGTATAATTTGAATAGAGGTTAAATTATGAGAATTGTTGATGTTATTAATAAAAAGAAAAATGGTGAAGTTTTGACTTCAGAAGAAATTAAATTTTTTATCAATGGCTATGTTGAAGGAATAATTCCTGATTATCAGGCTTCGGCTTTACTCATGGCAATTTTGCTCAAAGGGATGAATAAAGAAGAAACTTTTTATCTTACTGAGGCAATGCTCAATTCCGGAAAAATAGTCGACTTATCCATGATTAAAGGAGTTAAGGTCGATAAGCATTCTACCGGTGGTGTCGGCGATAAAACTTCTTTGGTTTTAGGACCTCTTGTCGCTAGTGCTGGCGTAAAATTAGCAAAGATGTCTGGCCGTGGTTTAGGCCATACTGGTGGAACTCTTGATAAACTTGAATCAATACCTAGTTTTGATGTCAATTTATCTTCCGAAGAATTTATTAAACAAGTTCAGAATGTCGGCATGGCTATCATCGGTCAAACTGCTGATTTAGTTCCAGCTGATAAAAAATTATATGCTTTAAGAGATGTTACAGGTACTGTTGATTCTATTCCTTTGATTGCTAGCTCAATCATGAGTAAAAAACTTGCTTCGGGCGCGGATACAATTTTACTCGATGTCAAATTCGGTGAAGGCGCATTTATGAAAACTATGGAAGATGCTCAAAAACTTGCTCATCTCATGGTTGAAATCGGACGTTATTTCAAAAAAGATACCAGAGCTGAGATCACAGCTATGGGTGAACCTTTAGGAAATGCAATAGGCAATTCACTTGAAGTTAAAGAGGCGGTTGAAACACTTCTTGGAAAAGGTCCAAAAGATTTAACAGAACTCTGTTTAGATTCCGGCGCAACTATGCTTTTACAGTCCAAAGTAGTTTCTACCCGTGATGAAGGAAGAAAACTTCTAGAAAATAATTTATATTCTGGAAAAGCTTATAAGGTTTTCTTAGAATTTGTCAAAGCTCAACATGGTGATGTTTCTTATATTGAAAATCTCGATAAGTTCCCTGTAGCTTTATATCAAGAAAAAGTAAAAGCCTTAAGAAGTGGATATATTGCTAAGCTTGATGCCTTAACAATTGGTATCGCTTCGATGAAACTCGGCGGTGGACGTGAAAAGAAAGATGATATCATCGATATGGCAGCAGGTATTGTCTTGAATTATAAAGTTGGCGACCACGTCAATAAAGGAGATGTCTTATGTACTTTATATACGGAAAGACCTCATTATGATATCATCGCTAAAGAAGTATTAAGCGCTTATGATATCGTTGATGAACAAGTAGTACCAATGCCATTAATTTACGAAACAATAGAATAAAAAGTTATAAAAGTAAGCTTCGGCTTGCTTTTTTTAATGTAATTCATTTTAAAATTAATNNNNNNNNNNNNNNNNNNNNNTTTTAAAATTAATGTAGCGAAATATTTCCAATATAGATAGATAATTGGTATGATTAATATGTATGTAAGAGGTTACATATATAAAATCACCTGTTTTTTTGTTAAGAAACACTTATTCAATGGCTGGTTTGATTTTAAATAGATTGGATTGGTGTTTTTATGAAGATTAAGTATTTAGGTACCGGAGCCTATGAAGGTATTCCCGCACTATTTTGTACGTGCCCAATATGCTTAAAAGCTATGGAAAAAGGTGGAAGAAATATTCGTACACGCTCACAAACTTTGATCGATGATAAAATTCTCATCGATTTCAATGCTGATACTTATTCTCATTTTATTACTCATAAAATTGATTTTACCAAGGTCAAATGGTGCTTTATCACCCATTCTCATTATGATCATCTTGATGTTGGCGATATTCAAATTATGAGACCGGATTATTCTTATCATCCTGATTATGAATTTACTTTCTACAGCGGAGATAAAGGATGCCGGATGATAAGAGAGAAAATAGAACCGGATTTTATGAAAGATGTAGCTAGATGCAAATTGCTCAGGGCATTCAATCAAGAGTTTATCCCTGGATATCGCATTACGCCGCTTCCGGCTAATCATGATCAAAATGCTTCGCCTTTTATCTTTTTGATTGAAGAATTAAAGACAAAAAAACATATGTTATATGCTCATGATTCTGGGTTCTTTTTTGAAGATGTCTTCGATTATCTCTATCATAATGTCAAGCATTTGGATTTGGTGAGCTTAGATTGCACTGGAGCAATAAAACTAGGATGGAAAGATCATCATATGTCGATCGATGTCGATAAGGAAGTTATAGAACGATTTAAAAAAGATGGTATTGTCGATGATAAAACAAAGATAGTTTTAAATCATTTCTCCCATAATGGAGGAGCAAATTACGACGACCTTGTAAAATTAGAAAAAGAATTGGGTGTAATTATAAGTTACGATGGTTTGGAGGTTGAATTCTAATGAAAAGCTTAATTTTGAATGAAAATATAAGAATACAAAAATTAGATGAATGCATTTTAAGAATAGAATATTCAAAATATGGAGAATTCTGCGATGAAAATACATTTTTAGTTGCTGGAAAAAGTTCATTTACTGAAGAATATAATTTAAATTATAAAGAAGATGAATATAATTATTTATTAGATTTTAAAGATTATGAAATCCGCGTTGATAAAAATTTAAAACAACTTACAGGAATAGCAGTTTATAAAAACAATAAATTAGTCTATAAATATAAGAAAATTGCTAATAGTGGTGAACTTCCATCAATTGAAAAAACACCGCTTATTTTCCCATTGATCGATAAACCTCAGATCATTGTTCCTGAATGTGGATATTCTTATTTAAATAAAAAGAACAATGGTTTTAAAGTCAATAAAAATGCCAATGACCTTTATCTGTTTTTTGTCGAAGGTGATTATAAATTGCTGAGAAAAGAATATGTAAAACTTACTGGTCGCCCTGATATGGTCCGTTTAAAAACCTTAGGAAGCTGGAACTCTAAATATTATCCGTATAGACAAGATGAAGCTGAACAAGTAATTAGAGATTATGAAAATCACAATATACCTTTGGACAATATTGTCATCGATACTGATTGGCGCAAAGCGAGCGATAGGGGAATAGGATATGATATCGATGAGAATCTTTTCCCAGATATGAAAGGCTTTTTCAATTTTGCTCATGATAACAAAGTTGAAGTAATGTTAAACGATCATCCTGAACCTCAAGATGGTGCTAAAAATTGCTGCAGTCCTAATGAAGTTAAATTCCGTGAAGAGAAATTAACTGGTCTTTTAGAAATGGGCTTAGATTACTGGTGGTATGATCGAAACTGGCATACTAAATTGATTTCTTTAGATGGAGTTATTAATCCTGAAACCTGGGGACAATATCTTTTCCATGATATCACCCGTCATTATTATGAAAAAAATAAAAAGGAAAAATATCCACTCCGGGCATTAGCGATGAGCAATATCGACAATGTATCCAATGGTTATTATTATCATATTACCAATTCTGCCTCACATCGCTATCCATTCCAATGGACAGGAGATATCACTTCATATAGTTCTTCCCTGATGGAAAATATCTATGATATCTGCCGTGCTAACTTAAATGAAATAATTTATGCTAACCCTGATTGCGGTGGTCATATCGGCAATCCTGATAAGGAATTATTTTTAAAATGGATGCAAGTAGGATCGCTTTTACCAGTATTAAGACCACATTGTTCAAATATGGTCATAAGATATAGAGAACCATGGAATTACGATGAAGAAACAGAAGATATCTGCCGCAACTATTTTTCTTTGCGTTATCGCCTTTTGGAAAAAATCTATAAAGATGCTCATAAATCCTATGAAGATGGTTCACCACTTGTTAAATCCTTATCATGGGATTATCCAAAAGATAAAAATTGCACTAAATATTTCGGCGAATATTTCTTCGCAGATATTCTTGTTGGTTATTTAGATTATGCCTCAGCAAATTTCTGCCAAAAATCCTTGCTCAGCGGAAAAGATTATGTTGGAAAAATTAAATGCCGCTATTATTTAGGAACAAATTTAGAAGGCGAACCAATATTAGAAAAAGAATATAAAAAAATCGATTTTGAACTAGTCAATGTTCCACCAGAAAAAGAAGTTCCAACCTATAACTTCTCAGCGATTTTTGAAGGTAAAATCAACCTCACTAAAAAGGTCAGTCTCTTGGTGGAAAACGATGATGGCGTTCGAGTTTATATCGACAATAAATTAGTTTTTGACGATTGGAATAACCATGGGGCAATAATTATGCCTATCGGTGAATTTGAAAAAGGAATTCATGATCTGAAGATCGAATATTATCAAGCTGGAGGAGAAGCTTTTCTCAAATTATTCAAATCAACTTATGATTATTCAAAACAAAATAAGATGTATTTTCCAGAAGGTGAATGGCTTAATCCATTTAATGGAAAAATCATTCAAGGAAATAAAGCTATCCATGTTGTTGCTGGAATCGATGAATTGCCGATGTATTTAAAATTAGGTACTATATATTCACTTTTAAAAGAAGCGAATCATGTGGAAGATTTAGACTTTTCTAAGATGACTTTAGATTATTACCCTTCGATGACAAATTTCATCGAAGATGAAATCTATGAAGATGATGGTAAAACTACCGGTTATCAATTCGGTGAATATAGAAAAAATAGATATAAGACCAGCTTCGATGAAAAAGAACAAGCCTTTGTTCTTGATCTATTTAAGGCGGAAGGAAAATATCAACCATATTCAGAAAGAGAATATATATTGAAATTCCATCTTTTAAAAAGATATGAAGTAGAAAAAATAGTTTTAGATGGCCGAGAAATCACATATAGAAATTATTCAAAAGACAATAAATTATTTGTCTTATCCTATGGTGATAAAGCTAGAGAAAGCAAGGTATCTTCCGCTCATTTCAAAGTTGATTTAAATGCTGATCACCAAGTGAAAATTTACATTAAGAAACATTAAAAATTTGTAATTCATAATAAAAATAATGTGAAGATTACAAAGACTATATATAGTAAAATTATAGTGTAATCTAAATAGTTAGATAGAAAGAGAAGGACATATGAATACTGATCAAAGAATAGAAGCGTTAAAAGAAAGATTTGTTCGAAAATTTAAAGAAGAAGCTACTGATGTTTTTTCTTCCCCAGGTCGAATTGAACTTTTAGGAAACCATACCGACCACAATAATGGCAAAGTTTTGGTTTCTACAATCGATTTAAATATTTTAGCTGTCGCCAGCAAAAGAGATGATAATCGCGTAGTCTTTTATTCTAAAGGCTTCCCTAAGATGACAGTCACCTTATCGAGATTGAAATTACACGAAAATGAATATGGTACATCTGTTGCCTTAATTCGCGGTGTCTTATTTAAGATGAAACAATTAGGCTATAAGATCGGTGGCTTTAATGTAGTTTCCGATTCTACTATTTTCAAAGGAGCCGGTGTTTCTTCTTCAGCAGCTTTTGAAATTTTAATTGGCAAAATTATTTCCTATTACTATAATGAAGATTCTATCGCTGCCTTCAAATTAGCACAAATTGGCCAGTTTGCTGAATCGGTATATTTTAATAAACCATGCGGTTTACTCGACCAATCGGGAATTGCTTTAGGTGGTATCAATTATATCGACTTCAAATATCTTGTTGAACCAGTTATCAAAAATATTAAAGTAAAAATTCCTGGATATCAATTCTTACTTATCAATACTGGTGACGATCATTCTAAACTTACACCATGCTATGCTGCAATCAAAGATGAAATGGCCATGGTTAGTCATTATTTTGGTCAAAAAGTTTTGCGCGAAGTCGATGAAGAAGAATTCTATAAGCACATCGATGAAGTTGAAAAGAAAACTTCACATCGTGCAGTCCTCAGAGCTACTCATTACTTTGAAGAAAATAAACGCGTTGCCAGAGCTTATGAAGCTTTAACAGTCAATGACTTTAAGACATTCTTTAAGATGATGGATGAAAGCGGCTTATCATCATATAACAATTTACAAAATTGCTATGTTGAAAGCGAAGAAGAAAAGCTTCCGCAAGCACTTAAATTTGTTAAGACCTTAAAAGGTGAAATTTATTCCCGCGTCCACGGCGGTGGTTTTGCTGGAACTATGCTTGTTGTTATCGCTGATAAAGACTTTGAAGAAAATTATAATATCTTAGTTGAAAAATATGGTAAGAATAACGTCATGCGCGTTGCACTTACTGAAAATGGAACCTGCCATCTTTAATGAGGAAAAAATATGGATAAAGCCAAACTTATTGAAGAATTAATTTGCTATGCTACAAAAAATCTCTCATTGAAAGAACTTGATTCCTATTATGTTCGCAATGTCTTAATGAGAAAATTTAAAGTCGATAAAACCTATGATGGAGAAATAGATAAAAAAGCTATTGAAGAACTTTCTTTACCAGATAGTTTAATTGAAAAAATTAAAGAATTAGCTAAAGAAGAACATTTAGTCGACGAAGGTGATGAAGATTTATTCGCCTGTGAAATCATGGGAGACCTTTCTTTGCTTCCCCAAAATTTTGTGGATGAATTCCATAAAATTGCGGAAGAAAAAGATAAACAAGCCGCACTTGATTGGGCCTATGATTATGAAATAAAAAATAATTATATCGCCAAAAGCGCTATCGATAAAAATATAGTATGGTCTTGCCAAGATGGAAAAAGACATGTAGAAATTTCTATCAATTTGTCTAAGCCTGAAAAGACCAATAAAGATATTGCTAAAGCAAAAGCTGCTCCAGCTACTGGTTATCCAAAATGTGCATTATGCATTGAAAATCTTGGATTCAAAGGTGGAAACGGAAAGCCTCCAAGAGAAAATATTCGTATAGTACCTCTTACTTTATGTGGCAATCCATGGTTTTTACAATATTCGCCATATGGCTATTATTATCAACATGCTATAGTTATCAATACTAAGCATTCACCGATGTTTATCAGCCGTCAAACCTTTGCTAATCTTTTATCATTCCTCGATGTTTTCCCAACATATTTTGTTGGCTCCAATGCTGATTTACCAATTGTCGGAGGATCTATTTTAGCCCATGAGCATTATCAAGGTGGAAGACATCGCCTTCCAGTTTATGATAGTGCTGACTTATTTGAAATTGAACATAAAAATTTCCAAGATTTAAAGATAACATATTTGGATTGGTATAATTCAGTTATTAAAATTTCCGGCAAAAATAAAGAAGAGATTGTTGAAGTTGCTGATAAAATATTTGAAGCTTGGAAAAATTATGATGATCAAGAAGTTAAAATCATCCATAAGACAACCGAGCAACATTCGACAGTTACTCCGATTGCCATTTATGAAAATGGACTTTATAATCTCTATTTAATCTTGAGAAATAATAGAACAGATGAAGAAAATCCGGAAGGTATTTTCCATGCTCATAAAGAATATCATAACATCAAGCAAGAGAGCATCGGTTTGATTGAAGCCATGGGCTTATTCATTCTTCCAGCCCGTCTTAAAAGACAATTCAATAATATCAAGAATATTTTATCCAATGATAAATATGATATTGAAAATATGTATGCAACTTCTGAAGATATGAAAGTTCATAAAGATATGATTGAAAAATTAATTTTGTCTTATGGAAGAAGAAATACACTAGAAGAAGCTGAAAAACATATCACTGAATATGTCAATAACACTTGCATCAATATTTTGAAAAATACCGCTGTTTTCAAAGAAGATGAACAAGGTCAAAAAGCTTTGAAGAAATTCTTAACCAGCATTAATTTATAAAATAGAAAGAGAAAATTATGATTACTAAAACATTTTTTGATAAATATAAGAGCGAAGATATCCATTTATTTACTTTAAAAGGAGATAATATTGAAGTTGGTATCATTGAATATGGTGCTACTATCAATTTCATAAAATTTGATGGAATCGATGTCGAATTAACTTATAAAGATTGCCAAGATTATATTGATAATGCATCATATTGCGGTGG is a genomic window of Firmicutes bacterium CAG:345 containing:
- a CDS encoding unknown (no significant homology to UniProt); the encoded protein is METKPYYFTLNNNIDLSKVNVGRCVSNTFNGKLNGNGYKVVVNPSQYYMFNFSVDNVVIENLTWVLNGTNALVFFNRYGTIASSYDKSSQKYTTITSQINLTFNNIKIEGQNNNFYSFNTRNCGLLTYCQSYVEILNAKDVGGTPDSNKNSYYAYTSETTNCITNTIVNNCEVTANLSSNTYNSVLLGGQTESINKINVSNFNYSGTFIGKQIGLVFANANDSLSGLSLINFNNVELIGSLIYTQESNSMAGITFANNRLELDGAKNNGTISQIIKDNKLSLNVVDSKYVLTEAENNNVEKYVISLSLSALKFTDETYTADLGEASINTLTFTINPGEQNLYKSKNITKRQALEKGLILSENWISSNEGTKCQFVNNNGEWYLVIDYESSGYYREFKNTDTYCTASVYAYDNTGRILHISEE
- a CDS encoding aTPase-like protein (product inferred by homology to UniProt), whose translation is MFDYTDESDGTKRLFDLIPLFYENRKVSVTLIDEIDRSLHANLTRKFLELFYRTDEKKDCQLIATTHDSNLLDLDLLRKDEIWFVERQNDHNSKVFSLNKFKERFDKKIDKEYLIGRYGAIPIFDDKFVLEKINEE
- a CDS encoding rNA methylase NOL1/NOP2/sun family (product inferred by homology to UniProt), with protein sequence MIDFKKLCPYLSEKDINKLEESRNFPPYKGAIYNPNKLDMEDFQKLHNIEVDKDDKYLFRFLDSLGKTVEHFGGAFYIMDPSATLISRFLNPEINEIVIDLCAAPGGKTISYAIKNPNSLIISNDISSTRVNQLKQNVERMGLTNVIITNHEPSFFLKNFQNFFDKVILDTPCSGTGMYRKEKELEEDFSFEKLERLLPLQQELLEIANKLLKDGGTLSYSTCSFSQKEDEEQINNFLKNNNNYNIIDLPDDKSFFKTSGPGIYLLPIFFQGEGQYICLLKKGGQLESNPTLKEKKITYKNKEWFISHYFKSIEKLEPQVIGVQLYNEKEKSTYSHAYSHTLNDYPNKIILTAENEALDYLHGDEINIDPANKGEVLVFYKKIPLGWGKASQGKLKNYLPKGIRLQSR
- a CDS encoding unknown (no significant homology to UniProt); this translates as MMATKTKTTTVKKASTRTRKVVPTAELYIVNGGEAKFDKAHGFKKSVSPIYGVEEYSWTGKLTKGEVKFVRPTGTSVPTNNIYNSGITLIGKALHAFSIHNALVVTAEGSCDQIITYGNPDTKLEYVGDEEVHTVYVRVYDNANGGDLNDRWIALSID
- a CDS encoding pyrimidine-nucleoside phosphorylase (product inferred by homology to UniProt), yielding MRIVDVINKKKNGEVLTSEEIKFFINGYVEGIIPDYQASALLMAILLKGMNKEETFYLTEAMLNSGKIVDLSMIKGVKVDKHSTGGVGDKTSLVLGPLVASAGVKLAKMSGRGLGHTGGTLDKLESIPSFDVNLSSEEFIKQVQNVGMAIIGQTADLVPADKKLYALRDVTGTVDSIPLIASSIMSKKLASGADTILLDVKFGEGAFMKTMEDAQKLAHLMVEIGRYFKKDTRAEITAMGEPLGNAIGNSLEVKEAVETLLGKGPKDLTELCLDSGATMLLQSKVVSTRDEGRKLLENNLYSGKAYKVFLEFVKAQHGDVSYIENLDKFPVALYQEKVKALRSGYIAKLDALTIGIASMKLGGGREKKDDIIDMAAGIVLNYKVGDHVNKGDVLCTLYTERPHYDIIAKEVLSAYDIVDEQVVPMPLIYETIE
- a CDS encoding putative uncharacterized protein (product inferred by homology to UniProt); translated protein: MKIKYLGTGAYEGIPALFCTCPICLKAMEKGGRNIRTRSQTLIDDKILIDFNADTYSHFITHKIDFTKVKWCFITHSHYDHLDVGDIQIMRPDYSYHPDYEFTFYSGDKGCRMIREKIEPDFMKDVARCKLLRAFNQEFIPGYRITPLPANHDQNASPFIFLIEELKTKKHMLYAHDSGFFFEDVFDYLYHNVKHLDLVSLDCTGAIKLGWKDHHMSIDVDKEVIERFKKDGIVDDKTKIVLNHFSHNGGANYDDLVKLEKELGVIISYDGLEVEF
- a CDS encoding putative uncharacterized protein (product inferred by homology to UniProt), which translates into the protein MKSLILNENIRIQKLDECILRIEYSKYGEFCDENTFLVAGKSSFTEEYNLNYKEDEYNYLLDFKDYEIRVDKNLKQLTGIAVYKNNKLVYKYKKIANSGELPSIEKTPLIFPLIDKPQIIVPECGYSYLNKKNNGFKVNKNANDLYLFFVEGDYKLLRKEYVKLTGRPDMVRLKTLGSWNSKYYPYRQDEAEQVIRDYENHNIPLDNIVIDTDWRKASDRGIGYDIDENLFPDMKGFFNFAHDNKVEVMLNDHPEPQDGAKNCCSPNEVKFREEKLTGLLEMGLDYWWYDRNWHTKLISLDGVINPETWGQYLFHDITRHYYEKNKKEKYPLRALAMSNIDNVSNGYYYHITNSASHRYPFQWTGDITSYSSSLMENIYDICRANLNEIIYANPDCGGHIGNPDKELFLKWMQVGSLLPVLRPHCSNMVIRYREPWNYDEETEDICRNYFSLRYRLLEKIYKDAHKSYEDGSPLVKSLSWDYPKDKNCTKYFGEYFFADILVGYLDYASANFCQKSLLSGKDYVGKIKCRYYLGTNLEGEPILEKEYKKIDFELVNVPPEKEVPTYNFSAIFEGKINLTKKVSLLVENDDGVRVYIDNKLVFDDWNNHGAIIMPIGEFEKGIHDLKIEYYQAGGEAFLKLFKSTYDYSKQNKMYFPEGEWLNPFNGKIIQGNKAIHVVAGIDELPMYLKLGTIYSLLKEANHVEDLDFSKMTLDYYPSMTNFIEDEIYEDDGKTTGYQFGEYRKNRYKTSFDEKEQAFVLDLFKAEGKYQPYSEREYILKFHLLKRYEVEKIVLDGREITYRNYSKDNKLFVLSYGDKARESKVSSAHFKVDLNADHQVKIYIKKH
- a CDS encoding galactokinase (product inferred by homology to UniProt), with the translated sequence MNTDQRIEALKERFVRKFKEEATDVFSSPGRIELLGNHTDHNNGKVLVSTIDLNILAVASKRDDNRVVFYSKGFPKMTVTLSRLKLHENEYGTSVALIRGVLFKMKQLGYKIGGFNVVSDSTIFKGAGVSSSAAFEILIGKIISYYYNEDSIAAFKLAQIGQFAESVYFNKPCGLLDQSGIALGGINYIDFKYLVEPVIKNIKVKIPGYQFLLINTGDDHSKLTPCYAAIKDEMAMVSHYFGQKVLREVDEEEFYKHIDEVEKKTSHRAVLRATHYFEENKRVARAYEALTVNDFKTFFKMMDESGLSSYNNLQNCYVESEEEKLPQALKFVKTLKGEIYSRVHGGGFAGTMLVVIADKDFEENYNILVEKYGKNNVMRVALTENGTCHL